From the Primulina tabacum isolate GXHZ01 chromosome 15, ASM2559414v2, whole genome shotgun sequence genome, one window contains:
- the LOC142526321 gene encoding mitochondrial adenine nucleotide transporter ADNT1-like, with amino-acid sequence MASEDVKTSESAVTKIVNLAEEAKLAKEDIKPTKYQVYSICKSLVAGGVAGGVSRTAVAPLERLKILLQVQNPHNIKYRGTVQGLKYIWKTEGFRGLFKGNGTNCARIVPNSAVKFFSYEQASKGVLYMYQQQTGNEDAGLTPLLRLGAGACAGIIAMSATYPMDMVRGRITVQTEKSPYQYRGMFHALSTVLREEGFRALYKGWLPSVIGVVPYVGLNFAVYESLKDWLIKSKAFGLVEDNELGIVTRLACGAAAGTVGQTVAYPLDVIRRRMQMVGWHNASSIVTGDGRSRTSLEYTGMLDAFRKTVRHEGFRALYRGLIPNSVKVVPSIAIAFVTYEQVKELLGVEIRISD; translated from the exons ATGGCATCAGAGGATGTGAAGACGAGCGAATCGGCGGTGACAAAGATTGTGAATTTGGCCGAGGAGGCGAAGCTCGCCAAGGAAGATATAAAGCCTACCAAGTATCAAGTTTACAGTATTTGCAAATCTCTCGTTGCCGGCGGTGTTGCAGGGGGCGT GTCGCGGACTGCTGTAGCTCCATTGGAACGACTGAAAATTTTGCTCCAG GTTCAGAATCCACACAACATAAAATACCGTGGAACTGTTCAAGGCTTGAAATATATATGGAAAACTGAGGGTTTTCGAGGACTGTTCAAAGGCAATGGCACTAATTGTGCCAGGATCGTCCCAAACTCGGCAGTAAAGTTCTTCAGCTACGAGCAAGCATCAAA GGGTGTATTATATATGTATCAGCAACAGACTGGAAATG AGGACGCTGGATTGACTCCTTTATTACGGTTGGGAGCGGGGGCTTGTGCTGGAATCATTGCCATGTCTGCGACCTACCCAATGGACATGGTTCGAGGCAGGATTACTGTACAG ACCGAGAAATCGCCTTATCAGTACAGAGgcatgtttcatgctttatctACTGTGCTTCGTGAGGAAGGTTTCCGTGCTTTATACAAGGGTTGGCTTCCTTCTGTCATTGGTGTA GTTCCTTATGTGGGTCTTAACTTTGCTGTGTATGAATCTCTGAAAGATTGGTTGATTAAATCTAAAGCCTTTGGGCTTGTTGAAGATAATGAATTGGGCATTGTAACTAGGCTTGCTTGTGGTGCTGCGGCTGGGACTGTTGGACAAACCGTTGCTTACCCACTAGATGTGATTCGTAGACGAATGCAGATGGTGGGTTGGCATaatgcttcttcaattgttacTGGTGATGGGAGAAGCAGAACCTCTCTTGAATACACTGGCATGCTTGATGCTTTCAGGAAAACTGTGAGGCACGAGGGTTTCAGAGCATTATACCGGGGTTTGATCCCCAATTCGGTGAAG GTTGTCCCTTCAATAGCCATTGCCTTTGTGACGTACGAACAAGTGAAGGAACTTCTTGGGGTAGAGATTAGAATATCTGACTGA
- the LOC142526322 gene encoding uncharacterized protein LOC142526322 isoform X1, with translation MAETVRDTSQETEKVEDGKYEEKSEENRDQNRNLETDSSVICGLNIVVILSYLSLSAEESSNFEEINVREMGNCDHKWKHGVSRSNVVSRKRELNEFRSVVGKQTWKDHTKIRDCSQQISVIVVDVLRLPSKTSWLLSMNQLHPCLHFVRRHCRRL, from the exons ATGGCGGAAACAGTGAGGGATACATCCCAGGAAACAGAAAAGGTTGAAGATGGAAAATATGAAGAAAAGAGTGAAGAGAACAGGGATCAAAATAGGAATCTTGAGACGGATTCATCTGTTATCTGTGGGCTTAATATTGTTGTGATCCTTTCGTATCTGTCATTATCCGCAGAAGAAAGCTCCAATTTCGAGGAAATTAATGTAAGGGAGATGGGAAATTGCGACCATAAATGGAAGCACGGTGTGAGTAGATCGAATGTTGTTTCGAGAAAGCGAGAATTGAATGAATTTCGAAGCGTTGTTGGAAAACAAACATGGAAGGATCACACGAAGATAAGAGACTGCAG CCAACAAATTTCAGTAATTGTTGTTGATGTTTTGCGACTGCCCTCGAAAACGTCATGGCTTCTTTCCATGAATCAATTACACCCATGTTTGCATTTTGTTCGCAGACACTGCAGAAGATTGTGA
- the LOC142526322 gene encoding uncharacterized protein LOC142526322 isoform X2, which translates to MAETVRDTSQETEKVEDGKYEEKSEENRDQNRNLETDSSVICGLNIVVILSYLSLSAEESSNFEEINVREMGNCDHKWKHGVSRSNVVSRKRELNEFRSVVGKQTWKDHTKIRDCRHCRRL; encoded by the exons ATGGCGGAAACAGTGAGGGATACATCCCAGGAAACAGAAAAGGTTGAAGATGGAAAATATGAAGAAAAGAGTGAAGAGAACAGGGATCAAAATAGGAATCTTGAGACGGATTCATCTGTTATCTGTGGGCTTAATATTGTTGTGATCCTTTCGTATCTGTCATTATCCGCAGAAGAAAGCTCCAATTTCGAGGAAATTAATGTAAGGGAGATGGGAAATTGCGACCATAAATGGAAGCACGGTGTGAGTAGATCGAATGTTGTTTCGAGAAAGCGAGAATTGAATGAATTTCGAAGCGTTGTTGGAAAACAAACATGGAAGGATCACACGAAGATAAGAGACTGCAG ACACTGCAGAAGATTGTGA